A single Thermosynechococcus vestitus BP-1 DNA region contains:
- a CDS encoding DUF86 domain-containing protein gives MRDPKERLQDILTAIEAIERYVPRGKVSFEGDELLQAWFVRNLEIIGEAARALPDSIRALAPDIPWHKIIGMRNILVHGYFEIDTEIVWEAATRDLPLLKQAVKRLITKLEEQSHGG, from the coding sequence ATGAGAGATCCGAAAGAACGCCTGCAAGATATCCTGACCGCCATCGAAGCCATTGAGCGCTACGTACCCCGAGGCAAGGTGTCCTTCGAAGGAGACGAACTTTTGCAAGCCTGGTTTGTCCGCAACCTCGAAATCATCGGCGAGGCAGCCCGGGCGCTGCCCGACTCCATCCGAGCCCTTGCTCCCGACATCCCCTGGCACAAGATCATTGGCATGCGCAACATCCTGGTCCATGGGTACTTTGAGATAGATACCGAAATCGTCTGGGAGGCCGCCACCAGAGATCTACCTCTTCTCAAGCAGGCTGTGAAACGTTTGATAACCAAACTTGAGGAGCAAAGCCATGGCGGGTGA
- a CDS encoding nucleotidyltransferase family protein, with protein MTVEERLQAKRQEVLRVAAKHGARNVRVFGSVARGEADAESDIDFLVELEPGRTLFDLGGLQYELEQLLGCRVDVVTERGLKARIRDRVLQEAMLL; from the coding sequence ATGACGGTTGAAGAGCGTTTGCAGGCGAAGCGCCAGGAAGTTTTGCGTGTCGCGGCCAAGCACGGCGCCCGTAATGTGCGCGTGTTCGGCTCTGTGGCGCGGGGAGAAGCCGATGCGGAAAGCGATATTGACTTTCTAGTTGAACTAGAGCCCGGCCGGACGCTTTTCGACCTGGGGGGCCTTCAGTACGAACTCGAGCAGCTGCTGGGCTGCCGAGTGGATGTGGTCACCGAGAGAGGACTCAAGGCTCGCATTCGCGATCGCGTTCTCCAAGAAGCTATGCTGTTATGA
- the recO gene encoding DNA repair protein RecO produces the protein MGRTYRTIGINLKAMPLGESDRLLSVFSRDRGLLKLVAPHSRGSRSRLGGRVDLFVVNDLFISPGRNLDRILQAETVATYQGLHHQLTTLTAAQYLGEVVLYQIHPQQPQPELFDWFCATLDQLQGASSRAALAILVRGLCGILRLGGIAPEWYQCHESGCKIAVPTADTDWRLGFSFAGGGVFRIRADHPVGNESVAGAGGDRQLTASEVRLGQWLAMPTTQFLARDEFLTQAEAYPLSVWLSLERVLRQYLQFHLEQPLRVPPLLDSCFSPVAVSQP, from the coding sequence ATGGGTCGCACCTACCGTACCATTGGCATTAACCTCAAGGCCATGCCCTTGGGGGAAAGCGATCGCCTCCTCAGTGTCTTTAGTCGCGATCGCGGGCTGCTGAAGTTAGTTGCTCCCCATAGCCGTGGCTCCCGCTCAAGATTGGGGGGACGGGTGGATTTGTTTGTTGTCAATGACCTCTTTATTAGCCCCGGCCGCAATCTAGACCGCATTCTTCAAGCAGAGACAGTAGCCACATACCAAGGCCTCCATCACCAGTTGACCACGCTGACCGCTGCCCAATATCTCGGTGAGGTGGTGCTCTACCAAATTCATCCCCAGCAACCCCAGCCGGAGCTCTTCGATTGGTTCTGTGCCACGCTGGATCAGCTTCAGGGGGCTTCGAGTCGCGCTGCCCTAGCGATACTGGTGCGCGGCCTGTGCGGCATCCTGCGATTGGGGGGCATTGCCCCGGAATGGTACCAGTGCCACGAAAGTGGCTGCAAAATCGCCGTCCCTACAGCGGATACCGACTGGCGATTAGGTTTTAGTTTTGCGGGTGGCGGCGTTTTTAGGATCAGGGCGGATCATCCAGTGGGGAATGAGTCTGTTGCCGGTGCGGGGGGCGATCGCCAGCTGACAGCCAGTGAAGTTCGTTTAGGGCAATGGCTCGCGATGCCCACCACGCAATTCTTAGCACGGGATGAATTCCTCACCCAAGCCGAGGCCTATCCCCTCAGTGTTTGGCTCTCCCTAGAGCGGGTGTTGCGCCAGTACCTGCAATTTCATCTGGAGCAACCGTTGCGGGTGCCCCCCCTGCTTGATAGTTGTTTTTCGCCTGTTGCGGTGTCCCAGCCATGA
- a CDS encoding MFS transporter, protein MSIEQQDIPLDLPLPPVPPLWQNRNFIALWLAQVCSQLADKIYLVFVIALTTEFFQAANQSISGWVSAIMIAFTIPAILLGSVAGVLVDRWSKKQVLIVTNLYRALLVLGIPITILLGAGQWFGFMALLLITFTISCLTQFFAPAEQAAIPLLVDKSHLMSANSLYTLTMMAALVVGFAAGEPLLHLASHWHARWGGAMFVSGCYGGAALLLMLLRPPDQCHLPPSRPRQVWQELRQGLQLLREYPALRFALLQLILLFAIVAAMSVLVVRLAEILPSLDTAQFGFLLAAAAGGLGLGALLLNTVGKRFAYGWSSLLGCWGMGGMFLGLSLSLDSLAWSIAYIVGLGFFAAFVAIPLQTLIQLMTPPEQRGTIFGLQNNLVNIALSVPLAVAGLAETWWGLQPLLIGLGGAIALGGTLMTLSHRNGIVSGNLL, encoded by the coding sequence ATGAGCATTGAGCAGCAAGACATTCCCTTGGATCTGCCCCTACCCCCGGTGCCGCCCCTCTGGCAAAACCGCAATTTTATTGCTCTTTGGCTGGCACAGGTCTGCTCGCAGCTGGCCGACAAAATTTACCTTGTATTTGTCATTGCCCTGACTACGGAGTTTTTCCAAGCGGCAAACCAGAGCATCAGTGGCTGGGTATCGGCGATCATGATTGCCTTTACAATTCCAGCCATTCTCCTTGGATCCGTGGCGGGGGTGCTGGTGGATCGCTGGTCAAAAAAACAGGTGCTCATTGTTACGAATCTCTACCGTGCCCTCCTCGTTTTAGGAATTCCGATCACGATTCTCCTTGGCGCCGGGCAGTGGTTTGGCTTTATGGCGCTGTTGCTGATCACGTTTACAATTTCCTGCTTAACCCAGTTTTTTGCCCCGGCCGAACAGGCCGCCATTCCTCTGCTTGTGGATAAGTCCCATCTGATGTCCGCCAACTCCCTCTACACGCTGACGATGATGGCGGCTCTCGTTGTCGGGTTTGCGGCGGGTGAGCCGCTTTTGCATCTGGCGAGCCACTGGCATGCCCGGTGGGGTGGGGCCATGTTTGTGAGTGGCTGCTATGGGGGGGCCGCCCTTCTATTGATGCTGCTGCGGCCACCGGATCAGTGTCATCTGCCCCCGAGTCGCCCTCGGCAAGTGTGGCAAGAACTCCGCCAAGGCCTTCAGCTTTTGCGCGAATATCCTGCCCTGCGTTTTGCGCTGCTGCAACTTATTTTGCTCTTTGCCATTGTGGCCGCCATGTCTGTTTTGGTGGTGCGCCTTGCGGAAATCTTACCTAGCCTCGATACGGCTCAATTTGGTTTTCTCTTGGCCGCTGCCGCCGGCGGACTCGGGCTAGGGGCACTGCTGTTGAATACCGTGGGTAAGCGCTTTGCCTATGGCTGGTCAAGTTTGCTAGGCTGTTGGGGGATGGGAGGGATGTTCCTTGGCCTATCCCTGAGTCTAGACTCCTTGGCTTGGAGCATTGCCTACATCGTGGGGTTAGGCTTTTTTGCCGCCTTTGTGGCTATTCCCCTGCAAACCCTCATCCAACTGATGACACCACCAGAACAGCGGGGCACTATCTTTGGCCTGCAAAATAACCTGGTCAATATTGCCCTCAGTGTGCCCTTGGCTGTGGCTGGTTTAGCGGAGACGTGGTGGGGGCTGCAACCGCTACTCATCGGCTTGGGAGGGGCGATCGCCCTAGGTGGGACGTTGATGACCCTCAGCCATCGCAACGGCATCGTCAGTGGCAACCTGCTCTAA
- a CDS encoding PP2C family protein-serine/threonine phosphatase, with the protein MSPALPSSSTTSSSPVIALKEMVSRLQRENSKIQELLASLSFALRSFNNLNQFFELIPLITCRVTEAEAAALVLFRADGQARLEQLHCHASDQCPNIRAALETATRTLANSVGMAAIDAGSDRPQLEQLLDQQLRERLPQGIQFYATAILVKDSRLTERGRLYVFSQQPAYEWNETRQQLLQVIADQTAVAIANDELALKLRDRQRLDRELEIGAEIQRRLLPHRCPKIHGLELAAECRTASWVGGDYYDFIPITYGLSDQQEIEQGRWGIAIGDVMGKGVPAGLIMTMTRGMLRAEALNGHRPSRILQHLNRAMQPDLESSHRFVTLFYSEYNPQTRILAYSNAAHLPPLLWRAETGMIHRLDTYGMLIGLDPRSQYQEAEVRLQPGDTVIYYTDGITEADNPKGKRFEEEGLAAVVKEGCTKGLGAQALLDYIFDAVDTFTHTKGRRSDDMTLVILRVIDQ; encoded by the coding sequence ATGTCACCTGCCTTGCCCTCATCCTCTACGACCTCTTCTAGCCCGGTGATCGCCCTCAAGGAAATGGTGTCGCGGTTACAGCGGGAAAACAGCAAAATTCAGGAGCTATTGGCATCCCTGAGCTTTGCCCTGCGGAGTTTCAATAATCTCAATCAATTTTTTGAACTGATCCCGCTGATCACCTGTCGGGTAACGGAGGCGGAGGCCGCTGCATTGGTCCTATTTCGCGCCGATGGCCAAGCCCGTCTTGAACAGCTCCATTGTCACGCCAGCGATCAGTGCCCCAATATTCGTGCTGCCCTAGAAACCGCCACCCGTACCCTTGCCAATAGCGTTGGTATGGCGGCAATCGATGCCGGGAGCGATCGCCCTCAACTTGAGCAGCTTTTAGATCAGCAACTGCGGGAACGTCTCCCCCAAGGCATTCAATTCTACGCCACCGCCATTCTCGTCAAGGATTCCAGACTCACAGAGCGGGGACGGTTATACGTTTTTAGCCAGCAACCGGCCTATGAGTGGAATGAAACGCGACAGCAACTGTTGCAGGTGATTGCGGATCAAACGGCGGTGGCCATTGCCAATGATGAATTGGCCTTAAAGTTGCGCGATCGCCAGCGCTTGGATCGGGAACTGGAAATTGGTGCTGAAATTCAACGGCGACTTTTGCCCCACCGCTGTCCCAAAATCCACGGCCTAGAGCTAGCCGCCGAGTGTCGCACCGCCAGTTGGGTTGGAGGAGACTACTACGACTTTATTCCCATTACCTATGGCCTCAGCGATCAACAAGAGATTGAACAAGGCCGTTGGGGGATTGCCATTGGCGATGTCATGGGTAAAGGGGTCCCCGCCGGACTGATCATGACCATGACCCGTGGCATGCTGCGGGCAGAAGCCCTGAATGGTCACCGTCCCAGCCGCATTTTGCAGCACCTCAACCGGGCGATGCAGCCGGATTTAGAAAGCTCCCACCGCTTTGTGACCCTCTTTTACTCTGAGTACAACCCACAAACCCGGATTCTCGCCTACAGTAATGCTGCCCACCTGCCCCCCCTCCTATGGCGGGCTGAAACCGGAATGATCCATCGGCTGGACACCTACGGTATGCTCATTGGCCTGGATCCCCGCAGTCAATACCAAGAAGCCGAAGTACGCCTCCAACCGGGGGACACCGTGATTTACTACACCGATGGCATTACAGAAGCCGATAATCCCAAGGGCAAACGCTTTGAGGAAGAAGGGCTAGCAGCAGTTGTCAAAGAGGGGTGCACCAAAGGTTTAGGGGCACAGGCACTATTGGACTATATCTTTGATGCCGTTGATACCTTTACCCATACCAAGGGCCGGCGCAGCGACGATATGACGTTGGTGATTCTGCGGGTAATTGACCAATGA
- the tnpA gene encoding IS200/IS605 family transposase gives MSSHLRKGRHSVTDLKIHLVCVTKYRRPVLSAEGLELIEKSFREVAKKMDFQILEFNGEEDHVHALIEYPPKLSVSQIVNALKGVSSRRYGKAALPKPHEESLWSPSYFAASVGGAPLEVLKEYIRNQKKPS, from the coding sequence ATGTCAAGTCATCTTCGTAAAGGGAGACACAGTGTTACGGACCTAAAGATTCATTTGGTATGCGTGACTAAGTATCGCCGGCCAGTCCTTAGCGCTGAGGGATTAGAGCTGATCGAGAAATCGTTTCGAGAAGTCGCTAAGAAGATGGATTTCCAGATTCTTGAATTTAACGGCGAAGAAGACCATGTCCATGCGCTAATTGAGTACCCTCCTAAACTTTCTGTTTCGCAGATTGTAAATGCGCTTAAAGGTGTATCTAGTCGTCGATATGGAAAAGCTGCACTACCAAAACCCCATGAAGAATCACTTTGGAGCCCTAGTTATTTTGCGGCATCTGTTGGAGGAGCACCGTTAGAGGTGCTTAAGGAATATATTAGAAATCAAAAAAAGCCGTCCTAA
- a CDS encoding RNA-guided endonuclease InsQ/TnpB family protein — translation MKARYRYRFYPTDQQRQRLAQLFGCVRVVWNDALAICKQSDSLPKTSELQKLVITQGKKTPERQWLSDVSNVPLQQSVADLGVAYKNFFDSIKGRRKGKKINPPRFKKKTERQSARFTTYGFSIKGEEVYLAKIGNVRPIWSRKLPSKPSSVTVIKDAANRYFLSFVVEIDPVHQPASNPSIGIDLGIKAFATLSTGEKIDGPDYSKLDKKIRRKQRKLARQVKGSQRREKTRLQIAKLHSRISDIRRDFLHKVSTRVVIENQVITLEDLNVSGMVKNRKLARAISLQGWREFRVLVEAKCTKLNREFIVIDRWEPTSRTCSTCGFKWGKVDLSVRSVVCINCGAEHDRDENAARNIEKVGIGHCHDYKWTQRGSKTTSVASPDEASRIIAL, via the coding sequence ATGAAAGCTAGATATAGATATCGTTTCTATCCCACAGACCAACAACGACAACGCCTAGCTCAGTTGTTTGGCTGTGTCCGTGTGGTATGGAACGACGCACTGGCAATTTGTAAACAATCTGATTCATTGCCAAAAACTAGTGAATTGCAAAAGCTAGTAATTACCCAAGGGAAGAAAACACCAGAGCGGCAATGGTTGTCTGATGTTTCTAATGTCCCGTTACAGCAGTCCGTTGCCGATTTAGGAGTTGCCTATAAAAACTTCTTCGATTCAATTAAAGGTCGGCGAAAAGGCAAGAAGATCAACCCTCCTAGATTTAAAAAGAAGACAGAAAGACAATCCGCCAGATTTACTACCTATGGTTTTTCAATTAAAGGCGAAGAAGTTTATCTAGCGAAGATTGGTAATGTCAGACCAATTTGGTCAAGAAAGCTTCCTTCTAAACCAAGCTCAGTTACGGTGATTAAAGATGCTGCAAATCGATATTTTCTCAGTTTTGTCGTCGAGATCGACCCAGTTCATCAACCTGCAAGTAATCCTTCTATCGGCATTGATTTGGGAATTAAAGCGTTTGCTACTTTAAGTACGGGCGAAAAGATTGATGGCCCTGATTATTCCAAGTTAGACAAAAAGATCAGGCGAAAACAACGCAAACTGGCCCGTCAAGTTAAAGGAAGCCAACGGCGGGAGAAAACAAGACTGCAAATCGCTAAGCTTCATAGTCGGATTTCAGACATTCGCAGGGATTTCTTGCATAAAGTGTCTACCCGCGTGGTTATCGAGAACCAAGTGATCACACTGGAAGACTTGAATGTCTCTGGAATGGTGAAGAACCGCAAACTCGCTAGAGCAATTAGCTTGCAAGGTTGGCGAGAATTCAGGGTTTTAGTTGAGGCTAAGTGCACGAAACTAAACCGTGAGTTCATTGTTATCGACCGATGGGAGCCAACCAGTCGGACTTGCTCAACATGCGGTTTTAAATGGGGCAAAGTCGATCTATCTGTCCGCTCTGTTGTATGCATAAACTGCGGCGCAGAGCACGATAGAGACGAAAATGCCGCAAGAAACATAGAGAAAGTCGGGATAGGGCATTGCCACGACTATAAATGGACGCAGAGGGGGAGTAAGACTACTTCGGTAGCATCACCCGATGAAGCGTCAAGAATCATCGCACTTTAG
- the mutS gene encoding DNA mismatch repair protein MutS: protein MSNDRPLTHSEAESSALRLGRNPGLQVRHDEVERSLLTPMLQHYAELKDAYPHALLLYRVGDFYETFFQDACTVARELELVLTGKEGGKEVGRVAMAGIPHHALERYCRTLIEKGYAIAICDQVEDPAQAQGLVKREVTQVFTPGTVLDTELLQPRRNNFLAAVVLSGNHWGLAYADVSTGEFCTTQGSDRADLVAELNRLQPAEILLPTEAPDINRVLRPGEGKDQLPPELPPQWCYTLRSPEDFQAAAARQRLCQRFQVKSLEGFGCEHLPLALRAAGGLVAYLDETHRQQPVPLQNLSTYSLQQYLFLDPQTRRNLELTQTVRDGSFQGSLLWAIDRTATAMGGRLLRRWLLQPLLDIEEITARQDAIAELMANSSLRQSLHRHLQEIYDLERLAGRAGSGTANARDLAALRDSFRTLVSLAAVVANTSSPYLQALAQLPPVIEQLADTLSAALVDQPPTSLSEGGILRPGAYPELDQQRQQIEQDQQWILNLEAQERQRTGISTLKVGYTKVFGYYLSVSRAKLNQVPDDYIRKQTLTNEERFITAELKEREARLLAAQSHLFELEYQYFVQLREQVAAQASTIREIAAAVAAVDALLGLAEVALYQGYCRPQLTRDRQLCIRGGRHPVVEQTLPAGFFVPNDTQLGTGADLMVLTGPNASGKSCYLRQVGLIQLLAQMGSYVPATSATLGICDRIFTRVGAVDDLATGQSTFMVEMNETANILNHAGDRSLVLLDEIGRGTATFDGLAIAWSVAEYLATILKSRTIFATHYHELNQLATLLPNVANYQVVVKELPNEIIFLHQVKPGGADRSYGIEAGRLAGLPAVVIQRAREVMCQIEKHSRITVGLRKSSMGDPPTAPEINQGELPF, encoded by the coding sequence ATGTCCAACGATCGCCCGCTGACCCATTCTGAGGCTGAATCCTCTGCCTTGCGCTTAGGACGTAACCCTGGTTTACAGGTGCGCCACGATGAGGTGGAGCGATCGCTCTTGACACCGATGCTTCAGCACTATGCTGAACTCAAGGACGCCTATCCCCACGCTTTGCTGCTCTATCGGGTGGGGGATTTCTACGAAACCTTTTTTCAGGATGCCTGCACAGTTGCCCGCGAATTGGAACTGGTGCTCACCGGCAAAGAGGGAGGCAAGGAAGTGGGACGGGTGGCCATGGCCGGCATTCCCCACCATGCCCTTGAACGCTATTGCCGCACCCTCATTGAAAAGGGTTATGCCATTGCCATCTGCGATCAAGTGGAAGACCCCGCCCAAGCCCAAGGATTGGTGAAGCGGGAAGTGACCCAAGTCTTTACACCGGGAACGGTCTTAGATACGGAGCTGCTTCAACCGCGCCGCAATAATTTTTTAGCTGCTGTTGTGCTTTCTGGCAACCATTGGGGGTTGGCCTATGCCGATGTCTCCACGGGGGAGTTTTGTACCACCCAAGGGAGCGATCGCGCCGATCTAGTGGCAGAACTCAACCGCTTGCAACCGGCAGAAATCCTCCTGCCTACTGAAGCGCCGGACATTAATCGCGTCTTGCGCCCCGGCGAAGGTAAGGATCAATTGCCCCCAGAATTGCCACCCCAGTGGTGCTACACGCTGCGATCGCCCGAAGATTTTCAGGCAGCAGCAGCGCGGCAACGCCTGTGTCAACGTTTTCAGGTGAAATCCCTAGAAGGCTTTGGCTGTGAACATCTGCCCCTTGCCCTGCGCGCCGCTGGGGGACTGGTGGCCTATTTGGATGAAACCCACCGCCAGCAGCCTGTCCCCCTGCAAAACCTCAGCACCTATTCCCTGCAACAGTATCTGTTTCTCGATCCGCAAACTCGCCGCAATCTCGAACTCACCCAAACCGTGCGCGACGGCAGTTTTCAAGGCTCACTCCTGTGGGCGATTGATCGCACGGCAACTGCGATGGGGGGACGCCTGCTCCGCCGTTGGCTGCTGCAACCCCTCCTTGATATTGAGGAGATCACGGCTCGCCAGGATGCCATTGCTGAGTTGATGGCCAATAGTAGCCTGCGCCAGAGTCTGCATCGCCATCTTCAGGAAATTTATGACCTTGAACGCCTGGCCGGTCGGGCGGGGTCAGGGACTGCCAACGCGCGGGATTTAGCAGCGCTGCGGGACTCCTTTCGCACCTTAGTCTCTTTGGCAGCAGTGGTTGCGAACACGAGCTCTCCCTATCTGCAAGCGCTGGCTCAACTGCCACCGGTGATTGAGCAATTGGCGGACACCCTCAGTGCGGCGCTGGTAGATCAACCCCCCACTAGTCTCAGCGAAGGGGGGATTCTACGCCCCGGTGCCTATCCCGAACTGGATCAGCAGCGCCAGCAAATCGAGCAGGATCAACAGTGGATTCTCAATCTCGAAGCCCAAGAGCGACAGCGTACGGGCATTAGTACGCTGAAAGTGGGCTACACCAAAGTCTTTGGCTATTACCTCAGTGTCTCCCGCGCCAAGCTGAACCAAGTGCCCGATGACTACATCCGCAAGCAAACCCTCACCAATGAGGAACGCTTTATTACGGCTGAGCTCAAGGAACGGGAAGCACGGCTATTGGCGGCTCAAAGCCATCTTTTTGAACTGGAGTACCAATACTTTGTCCAGTTGCGGGAGCAGGTGGCTGCTCAGGCCTCAACGATTCGCGAGATTGCGGCCGCAGTAGCAGCGGTGGATGCCCTTTTGGGGTTAGCTGAGGTGGCGCTGTATCAGGGCTATTGCCGACCCCAACTGACCCGCGATCGCCAGCTTTGCATTCGCGGTGGCCGTCACCCCGTTGTCGAGCAAACGTTACCGGCTGGCTTTTTTGTTCCCAATGATACGCAACTGGGGACAGGGGCAGATTTGATGGTGCTGACGGGGCCCAATGCCAGCGGCAAAAGTTGCTATCTACGGCAGGTGGGTCTGATTCAACTGCTGGCGCAAATGGGCAGTTATGTGCCCGCCACCAGTGCCACCTTGGGAATCTGCGATCGCATTTTTACTCGCGTGGGGGCCGTTGATGATCTCGCCACTGGCCAATCCACCTTTATGGTGGAGATGAATGAAACGGCGAACATCCTCAACCATGCGGGCGATCGCTCCCTTGTGCTCTTGGATGAAATTGGCCGCGGCACCGCCACCTTTGATGGCCTCGCGATCGCGTGGTCCGTAGCAGAATATCTGGCCACCATCCTCAAATCCCGCACCATTTTTGCCACCCATTACCACGAACTCAATCAACTGGCAACGCTCCTGCCCAACGTGGCCAACTATCAAGTGGTCGTCAAAGAACTCCCCAACGAAATTATTTTTCTTCACCAAGTGAAGCCCGGTGGTGCCGATCGCTCCTACGGCATTGAAGCCGGGCGCCTTGCCGGCTTGCCTGCGGTCGTGATTCAACGTGCCCGCGAAGTAATGTGCCAAATCGAGAAGCACAGCAGAATTACCGTCGGACTGCGCAAGAGCTCAATGGGTGACCCCCCCACCGCCCCTGAGATCAATCAGGGGGAGCTGCCTTTTTAA
- a CDS encoding MFS transporter, giving the protein MVVLLKLAPPLRQTLLRLILAGLLFWSSIAAMLPTLPLYIAQKGSTPHQVGFVMGAFAVGLLGSRSWLGPLADRRGRKITLLIGLAVAAIAPLFYILSHNLPLLIAVRLLHGVSIAGFTTGYMALVTDIAPPQHRGEIIGYTSLVHPIGVALGPSLGSWLQMHYGHDWVFIVASTLAALGCMAAAGVRAVNRAQESGELPAETTLFWRLLLSERLRIPSLVMLSVGLTFGTIATFIPLFMAAEQLGVSPGLFYSVAAIASFIGRVLTGAASDRWGRGIFISASLAAYVVSMVLLAQAQTPLDVLWAAILEGLAGGVLIPMVAALMADRSTPQERGRVLSLSLGGFDLGMALAGPLLGGLVEHWGYRVIFRMGAVFSLLGLAFFLTASSKSLPDSLRFALGMGRDRYAL; this is encoded by the coding sequence GTGGTTGTCCTGTTAAAACTCGCCCCACCCCTACGACAAACGCTCCTCCGGCTGATCTTGGCAGGTCTGTTGTTTTGGTCCAGCATTGCTGCAATGTTGCCCACCTTACCCCTTTACATCGCCCAGAAGGGGAGCACGCCCCATCAGGTGGGGTTTGTCATGGGTGCCTTTGCCGTGGGGCTGCTGGGTTCTCGCTCTTGGTTAGGGCCCCTAGCCGATCGCCGGGGACGCAAAATTACCCTGCTCATTGGCCTCGCTGTGGCGGCGATCGCCCCCCTGTTTTACATCCTCAGCCACAACCTACCGCTCCTGATAGCCGTGCGCCTGCTCCATGGCGTGAGCATTGCCGGCTTTACCACCGGTTACATGGCGCTGGTGACGGATATTGCCCCACCCCAACATCGCGGCGAAATCATTGGCTACACTAGCCTTGTCCATCCCATTGGTGTCGCCCTTGGGCCCAGTTTGGGCAGTTGGCTGCAAATGCACTACGGCCATGACTGGGTCTTTATAGTTGCCAGCACACTGGCTGCCCTTGGCTGCATGGCTGCCGCAGGGGTGCGGGCGGTGAATAGGGCGCAGGAGTCGGGAGAGCTGCCTGCAGAGACAACCCTCTTTTGGCGGTTATTGCTTTCAGAACGGCTGCGGATTCCTAGCTTAGTGATGTTGAGTGTCGGCTTGACCTTTGGCACGATCGCCACATTTATTCCCCTCTTTATGGCCGCCGAGCAGTTGGGGGTATCCCCAGGTCTGTTTTACTCCGTCGCAGCGATCGCCAGCTTTATCGGTCGTGTCCTTACGGGCGCTGCCTCCGATCGCTGGGGACGGGGGATCTTCATCTCCGCCAGCCTTGCCGCCTATGTCGTCTCAATGGTGCTCCTCGCCCAAGCCCAGACCCCCTTGGATGTCCTCTGGGCAGCGATTCTTGAAGGTCTTGCCGGCGGTGTCCTGATTCCCATGGTGGCTGCCCTCATGGCCGATCGCTCCACCCCCCAGGAGCGCGGACGGGTTCTCAGCCTCAGTTTAGGCGGTTTTGATCTGGGAATGGCCCTCGCAGGTCCCCTACTGGGGGGATTGGTTGAGCATTGGGGCTATCGCGTCATCTTTCGCATGGGGGCGGTCTTTAGCCTCTTAGGGTTGGCCTTCTTTTTAACCGCCAGTAGTAAAAGTCTGCCTGATTCCCTGCGCTTTGCCCTCGGCATGGGGCGCGATCGCTATGCCCTGTAG